The Pungitius pungitius chromosome 13, fPunPun2.1, whole genome shotgun sequence genome includes the window ACATGAAAATTTACATGAAACAAATCTATGTGTCtcttctccttgtctccttgtctccttgtctccttgtcGTAGAACAGGGTTTGTGGTGACGTCGTGGTTCTGCTGCAGAGGGGGCTGATAAGCACACATACAAGAGGCGTGTTCAAAGGAACACGGATGTTGATCTGATGAACAAACACTGTGttgttctctctttctgttttgaCTCCTCATTTGACTTCTGACCTCATCGTTTGCAGGTTAGACTTCTGCTTTCCTGGAAAACGACATGGATCAGCTCAACTTGTaccgctccctccctccttctctccttctctccttctctcttctctccctccctccttctctccttctctccttctctccttctctcttctctccctccctccttctctccttctctccctccctccttctctccttctctccttctctccttctctccttctctccctccctccttctttccttctctcttctctccctccttctcttcctccttccctccctccctccttctctccctccctccttccctccctccttccttctctccttctctccctcctcctctccctccctccttctacgttaatcatttaaaaaataaaaaaagttaacattatTTAGAAGATAAAAAGAATACATGAGCTTTTCAGTGCAGGTTTATCTGGAGCACGCATCAGAAGCTTTTACATTCTACCTGTACCCTAAAAACTAGTTTCAACCTGCACAGGATGTTTGTGCGTTTTCCACTCTGTGCCCTTTCGTTTGTACTTTTGTGGTTAGTTTTTTGTCTTCATGCTTTGTGAATGGTTTACCTTATATGGTATTATATTACAAACACGGTTATTTCCTGCGTTGTCACAACATTTGATCTGTGGAAGAAGGggtggagcagaaggaggaggaggtggaggaggctcaAAAAGCAGGTTAAAACCAGCTGCACATCTCATCGTGAAAGAAGATCACAGGaacacagagggacacacagggacacacagagggacacagagggacacacagggacacacacagcaggctcTGGACTATGgcgtcctccacctcctcggcTGGCGTCCTGCCGTCAGGCGGCCGGATCTTCACCTCCGTCCCCGACGTCTTCTTCATCCCAGAGTTTGTGAGTTTCGTCTCCTTCTTCTCGTCtttcttcattattttaatCTCTCCTCCATCGGCTGAATGTCCCGTCAGCAGCGAGGAGATGAGGGTCCGTTTCTgcctcgtcatcatcatccgTCGTGTGTTTACACTGACAGTTGGTCACAAGAGACAAATGGCTGTTGAACACAAGTTGCCGTGGCAACGAGAAAACAGCAACCAGAACCAGTTTAAGCATCAAACAGCAGAACAACGGACGCACATAATGGTCCAGTTTTGTGTGATGCTGTGGTTTTACAGATAAACAATTAtcctttgttgttttgaaatgaactCGTACTTCTTCTACTTCATCATTTAAGcaaaggacaggaagtcaacGTGGACTTGTCTTCACGTGGGatctcctgggtgaaagtctCTGTTTGATTGACTCGTCCAACAAGAACTTCATTAAGATGAGAAACTAGTTTAATTATCACTTTAGTTATCAGGAAAGGATCAACAGACATTCGTAGCCAAAGGAATAAAGACATTAAACTACATTTATTGAGTTAAAGAGCagatgtcaacatgaaacttcatcACCACATTCTTTCTCCCATCGCAGGTTTGACTTTAAAGTTTAGTTTATATTAtatagtttttatatttaaaaacgtttttaatgttgcaattctttttaaaagctcCATGTATTCCCAGAGTGACTTTGTCACTGAAAcaagtttccaaaataaaacacgtcCAACCCGTCTCTTGAATATGGTGATGACTCTTTTTCTGTATAAATAAAGCTTTATTGCAAGGGAGTGTTAAACATCAGATCCAGCTGTACGTTAGATTAATCAAAAACTCGTTCTTAGTGCTCAGTTAGGGAGTCACggtcttgtcctggttgaggagtgaaaggtcaaagggcaaAGCAGACACAGCAGACACAGATCTGATGGAGGATGAGAGTTAGAGTCCCACCAAGCACCATCCAACCCTCACGCTTTGTCCCTTAAGTTACAGGAGACACACGTTGGATGTGATTGGATCTTATGTTGTGGggggaggacctgctcctcctcaacgccagtttagggccaatagaaatctttcctttcatATCTAACAAGAAttgtaaaacatgatgttcttcctgatgttagttgTTCTTCTGGCCGGTGgatgaattcttccagacgtctcCATCCGACTTCACATTTTTGATGACGTTCGTTGGATTCATTCACTCGTTCTTTCCTGGCTGCGTTGTGGTTGTCGAGCTATCAACAGGTCGCCCTCACTTTGATGTTCGTGTAGACTCAGCTGAGTGGATCCTGCTGAGGAAACATGGTTTCACTTCACTAAAGTATCACTGAGTAAATATAAGCATTAACCTGTTGACTTATTAAAGGAGGGGCCAGAATGTAATggatgggttaaaatgcaatgcgagtcactttggatgaaagctaAACGACATGTGACGGAATGTAAAATGGCCAGAAGCCAAAGAAGCAGAATGTTTGtcaaaggaggagaaggactgAGAGAAACTCGGTTTACAGTCCGGtattgttaccatggcaactgtTAGGCATACGGGAGGCGTGGCCTCTTTGATTGATAGGTGTCAATTAGTGAGGCCACACATCTGCTCTAATAAAATGTAACAAATCTACAAGTCGGTAACATGTCACTGTGTACTTACACCTCGTGTTCACAGAGAGAATCTACTCTGAAATAAGAGCTGAAAAGTTAAAATGGCCGACAATCTTTCCTTGCGGTTTGACAACGTAAAACTACAGAAAAGTTCCTCTGGTCCAAAAATGCTAAACGTGAAGCATTTAGCGGCTAGAGAGAAAGCTTTTTCCCTCAGAAGTTCTCAGAAGTTGGAggaggagaccaaaaacagagcaaaaaaagagagaatagtgtactttttagttttattgtactttgcaGGTGGAAGTTTAAACAAAGTAACAACCTGTGCATATTTAATTGTTATTATACATCATGTGAAACTAATCTCATATCCACCCTGTCCCCGTGTGACCCTGCAGGTGTGCGGGGGTCTGGTGTGGATGCTGGTGGCGTCCACTAGCGCTGACTCACCCAACCCTCTGGGCTGGGTGATGTTCGTGTCCGTCTTCTGCTTTGTGATGACCACCGTCTGGTTCTTTATCTTCCTCTGCGGAGCCAATCAGGGCAGCATCTGGCCCTCACTGGTTAGTCACGCCCACTTTTATGTAGCCTGATTTAAATGACACAGGACTCCAAATTAAGAAGACAACTAGAACTGTATGACATGGAATAGAGCTACATATAAAATAACAGTAGTGACAAAGCACATCTGTCTCATGCTGTTCAACACATTACTGTTATTCTtccaaaagttaaaaaaatattttttaactgACCCGATGGCCTGTACATGTGTAACGTCACGGCAGCGTGTGACTCCCCTCTAAACGaggcatatatatatacgagGTTATAACTATATAACTATGAACATACACTAAACAGTTATCAACCAATCACAAATCACCCGGTGAGTCAGGTTTATTATTGAATTACTACTCATGCTGAAGTATTTTCCTCGAGCTGTCTAGATGCTAAAAGCTAATACGTCGTCAGTTAAAGTGACAGTACGCCCTACTGTCACCTGTCACGTTCCCTAAACCTGCATGTAGACCAGGGCGCCCAATAGGTTGATTGCGTggcattgattaaaaaaatgacgtcACGTAACGCATGCGCGGTCTAACGCGGTAGATGACCGGAAGTAATGCTAACGCTAATTAGCAttccttgcttactaacggactCATTCAATTTCATTCCAACGCAGGCTGACTGGTGACGGTTTTCTGCTTCTGACACATCAGAGGCTCCTGGTTTCTGTCGTATGGACGTTACTACATTTAGACCAACGTGTGCATTGTTCCCATGACACGGATCAGCATCCTCGTGTTAGCAGCAGCTAACACCTAACATAGATGTCCATGTGCACAAAGCCCAGACTCAACTTGAGCTTCACCTGTTTTCTCACAGATTACGTTTTCAACAATTATTATTGTTAGTAATTTGAAACCTATTTAAAACTCTTTCTAACCGTTGATTCACCGTCAActtccacttcctgtgaagCCCTTCCATACGTAACATCACCATTAACACAACAGGAGAGATGGCTGCGTGTGTGACCTTTGATCCTTCCTGCAGGACGTGGGCATCCACTTCCTGGCCGTGGTGTTCTACCTCAGTGCAGCGGTGATGCTGGCCTTCATCACCGTGGGGCTGGGAGAGGTGGCATCAATCTTTACTGAGGCTCTGAAGGTCTACCGGATGTACATTGCTGCAGTggtaggtcacacacacacacacacacacacacacacacacacacacacacacacacacacacacacacacacactatttaaaCTTACTATAATccttgaataataatgatgaataataatcattttgtacacatcttttttttgcttttcaaagTAAAGGCTTTTACACAcgaagctgttttctcctacttcTCATTTTGAAGACCCActaacctttcacaataaaatcccTTCAATTCCTCTCATGTTGCTTTGTCCCGTCCACATTGTGTTGACAGCTTTCACTCCATCAgttgctccttcacctgctTTCATCCACTTTCTCCACCTTTCTTCTCCCCCACAGTAGCTTATTAAGGTTCTAATCACTTGGCTCTGAGGACACGTTGTAACCTCTGAGGTTCTCTCCATGTGGTCCTCAGGTGATGTCCTACGTGGCCACGCTTCTCTACTTCCTGCACGCCATCTTCTCAGCCATCCGATGGAAGACTTcctgagagaaaggaggaggaggaagaccagCTGACATGAAGCTTCGCCcaatcttttttattattattgatcaaaGTTGATTAATCAAGTTAACGAGGGAAGCTTAAACATTATTAACACAAAATTCACTTTTCTTAATCAGGTCGTCATTAAGCAGGAGTCATAattattcatatattatttaCTTGATGGTATCAGTGAGGACAATGAgtgtaaataattcatttagcatcttgtattattgttatttgttgGTGTGATTGCGACAGGCGGATCGGTCTGATTCCATCGAGGTTTGACGTCATCTCAGCCGTCACAGCTCCAGTGTGGGCTTGTGCCCTGCTCTCCATTCCTAGATGGTCCTTGAGTTCCTCTACGATCAAACAAAAGAGGCCTTAAATGTTCACTTCacacaatgtaaaaaacaaaaacaattctcTGAAATACTTTTTCATAGAACTGATTCTTTTTTAGGTTGAATGTAAAATTGGTCAGTTTTGTTCACAGGAAGAAGGACACAATTCTAAAATCCATCAGCACCTAAACTAGAATTTAATTCAGCTCAATCATCACTTCAACGTGAAACTTTTCAACAAGTCAAAgagttcacttcctgtttggccACCAATGGTTGAGAAGGCCCTGAGTGACCTTTAACCTTCAATGGGCCTGAAGGTAGAACATTCCAAGCCTTTGTCGGGTGGAGGCAGTGGAAGCTGGAGGGTGGGGTTAGTAACACGGTGACTTTCTGCATTAATCACGAGAAGAGAGTTTAGCCAATGAAGAAGAATAAAGTCTCTGAATCAcagttattttgtttatttatttccatcgaGGGTAAAAGGTCACGATCGCTGCGTGAGGATGTTTTCCAGAGGGAAACCATCGAGTGGTTTCATACCTCAGGAGACCATGATGGCATCAACAGAAACGTGCTCACAGCTACAGACCCACATTATACACCCCTCTGTACAAGGCAACGTGCACAGGGTTACATGTATGTTTGGTTACATAATAATGAAAAGCAGGTAGAAAAGAAACCATGAAGAACACACATAACAGAGGAGAGGATCCATCAGTCCGTTGTCTCATTATCAAAAAGATAACATCAGCAAGTCTAGTTTTTCTTTATTATATTCATGCTGTGATACATGTTTGGAATATGAATCATTTTTACTGGTTTGATCCCATCAGTGACTTCCTCTGCTGGCCAGGACCAGTCACTGCATAACAATGGGTTAGGTCAGGCAGTCGGACACCTGAAACCCGAATTTGAACCCAATACATGAATAATAATCTATTGTccaacatatatttatgttctAATCATGTCTAGTGAATTGTGTAAGTTGGGAGATAATCTATATTCAAATATCCAGGTAGATGAGTTACAATTTAACCTTTGGTTGCAGAAAAGTTTAGGTCAAAATAGTGTAGAGACACGTGTGTGTAGAAGCTGGGAAACAGATAGAGAtgttagataatttaaaaagagaaggagtgaacgaacgcatcagaggcacgtgttcaaaaatctGAAGCCTGggtggggacgtctggaagaattcagctaATGCACACCTAAGCTGGTGTAAGGGAggatcttcctccccccgcatctaaagatccggtcacatccaatgtccagaactcctgacttaacgtaaacaatgaatagAGTGTGGATGTTGGATCGTGTGGTGTGAACTCtcccccttatcttacacatctgctggttgacccgctgaccttgcttcctcagtcaggacagaaaccgatccccttatcaatacacacagagaaacctctgtttgtccgtgcgggtcccgactcttaaatcaagtccagacaggaacccccatcctgccagactgtctctgactttgAAATCTTCAACAGAACAGGGCAACTATTTTCTAACTTGgcactaagaaaaagcttttgattatcagaaGGGGGGGCCAGCGAGGGTCCGAATGAGCCAGTTAGGCTGACAACacaccggagagagagaggggggcgcATGGAGTCATGTGATGCGCTGGAAGCTGCAAGGTTGGCGCTTCGATTCCCGGCTTCCCCGTGTGGAAGTGTCCATGAGCaggacacctgacccctaactgctcttgaggcaaaatgtaacgcatgtcagttaaatgacatgaaatgtgaGTGAACATCAgggtgatgatgtcacacatcTGACCACATCCTAGTTTGTTTCATCTCACCTGCATGATATCTAACTCTGTCATTTCACATCCTCCCACATCATCAGCTTGTTACCCTCACCTGGGTCTCCTAGCCCTCACCTGGGTCTCCTAACCCTCACCTGGGTCTCCTAgccctcacctgcagcacatcccCTCATCAGCCCCACTATTTAATCCTGTAGCATTATGTTGTTTCCTGCCACGTTGTATATCAGAAGGTTTCCAGTGTTTCTCCATTAGCTGATATCCTTCTGTTCTGCCTTTTATTCCCTGCCTGCTCCTTTTCGGATTTGTTTGCCTGTCTGATTGCCTCCTGGTTCTGACCCGGCCTGTCGTTTACCCACTGATGGATCTCACAGTTCTGACCTGGCCTGAGCTTATAGGAAAATCCACCCGTCTCTCCCATCGATGTCTGAGTGGTACTTTTGGGTTCCTTTGTGCACCAGTAACCGTTCCAAATAAGGTGCGTAGTCTGATGAGGGAACCAGAATGGAGTCAACACACCAGATAAGGAGACTagagaaggacgaggaggacaatAGTGGGACGActacaggaggagaggaaggtagTCAGGATTGAAGGGGAGAGCTTCACTCAATCCAATGGTCAAAGAAATGCATAAACTGTGATGTATGAAGTGGAATGTGTTGCATCATCGCCTTGTTGGTGTCTTTCTAGAAGGAGCTTGGTTTAGATGTTGTTGCTCAAATCTCCCTGAATTGAAGATCTCCAGTGGGTTCTGTGTGTTACTGAGAGTCCCACCACAAGTTAGATGAAGTCAGAAAATAGTTAAAACTATGAATACATTAATAAACAACAGAGGGAACGAgcacaaagacattaaaacacacgtTTCAGACGTTCATCtgagtcccagagagctgtggacccccagagtccagaaccagctcaggtacccctcacctgctccacctgcacctacacccacatggacctccatcagctgtacagactgaactatgtggtgagcagagaggaagcttctccaccaggaggagactctccgtcctgaagaggacacaaagacactgaggaaccagaactGGACCTGAACCAGAacccaaacccaggataaagaggttcagtgaatgtggtgctgaaggtgtggaggtggatcagtgagtcagaggagactctgtagaaggacagagagccagcaggacagtccacatacactgctactctaccagaggaggaggaggtgatgcgtgTTGCTGTCTTATTGTGACGGACAGAGTAACCTCCATCAGAGCATCTCAGACaccaggactgatcattgtgtccaaacaaacagtctttactgcctcctttcctcttgattcctctgtaactcactgatacatcAACGTATCcgctccactcgacctcccagtaacagcgaccagtcagaccagttctacacagcagctgaggctggtggtcaaatctgtctggatgacgAGGATATGACTTATCCTCCCACACatgtgtcaccttcctgttgttctgAGACAGTTTGAGGTTTCTgtgaactgtgtttgtgtcgattgtgagttcacaggaatctgatgagagaacaagacacaatacagctgcagttattaatcatgtgttcatctagtgacactttgatgacatcacagaggtgaatgagtgatgtcacagtgtgatgaatccaactcaaagctcacttacacttcctcagacctggtgtcatccatcggactccagcaggctccaccctgaaaggaggagaatggagacatggacacgacatcactctcatacacacagcttggtccttcatgtccacatggaccacctcttcttctgattggccgatGACCACAGCTCATTATGTTCACTTATTCATCATCTGTTATTATCAGTATTCTACTGATCATCATCTTCCATTTCACACTCAGTGAATCAAATGTTTAAACTGCATCAAGTGGTTTCTTTGTGCTTCAGTGACAACAAGCTGTGATCACAACTCTCTGTCACCTGATGAATGAAGTCCACTATTCTCTCTcttagctctgtttttggtctccaccacctcctgggGGGAATATCCGTCtctagctgctaaatgctcctcTACGTTCCCCAGCTGGTCTCTGACTCAGTGTGTCTGCAGGTTGCTGCTCAGCAGCTGGTGAACTGTGGCTTCATCTCAGCTTGTTGGATGAAAACAGCTGCGGCTGAACACAGGGAACTGAACCAAACAGgaggctgcagcctcttcatacctgaAAGTTCCCAGTCTGCAGT containing:
- the malb gene encoding mal, T cell differentiation protein b, with translation MASSTSSAGVLPSGGRIFTSVPDVFFIPEFVCGGLVWMLVASTSADSPNPLGWVMFVSVFCFVMTTVWFFIFLCGANQGSIWPSLDVGIHFLAVVFYLSAAVMLAFITVGLGEVASIFTEALKVYRMYIAAVVMSYVATLLYFLHAIFSAIRWKTS